The sequence TGGCGTAAAGGCCCACGGCGTGAAAGCCGCGTGTGCCCAAGCTATCGAGCAGATTAAGGCCAAACTGAAGGACAAGGGGTGAGTTATGCTCGGCGTCTACGTCACCGTGCCCGTTGCGTGCTTTCGCAAAGGGCTGGCCCGGGAATACCTTGAAACCGATCCACTGCCGCCGCCAGCGACTTGTTATGGCTTCTTACTGTCGCTCGTCGGCGAGACCGACCGCCGTCGCCATATGGGGGTTCGAATTGCTCCCGTGTTGCTCAACGAGCCGGAGATGAGCGTTGTTCTTCGGACCATTTGGCGGGTCAAAAAGACACCCCTCGGTTCGGCCGGCAATAGCCGACCAGATTATCAACAACTGCTTACCGGGGTCCAATTGGTGATCTGGCTGGATTCGCGCGAGGAAACTGGTGCCGGCCTTGAATCTCGCGTGGGTACAGCTTTGACGGACCCAGATTCCATTTCACGCTTCGGTGGTCTGTCACTGGGAGAAAGCACACACTTGGTCGATGAAGTATCTCGCCTCGAAGCAGTAAAATCGCGGCTCGATGACCACTCCGGCCGGGCCTTTCTCCTGGCCGAGCGCGGACGGCTGACTCTTCCAGTTTGGGTCGATCACGTCGGGTCGACCGAAACCCGCTACGTAACCGGTAACTTAGTCGATGCACCCATCCTGGAGTCCCCTGCCCTAGATTTGATGCCCAGGATTCTGGCTAATTCTTGAATCTCCGTTGGACCTTCTATTGCAAAGCCGGTGCCGGCTAAATAGTCTAGGTAGAGGGGCACACGGAGATCATGCCAGGGAGGGAGTTCGTTTTTCCTCCATAGGTTCAAAACATGATACTCCCAGCCGATGCTGGCCACGAGCCGCCGCTCCGCGTGATGGCGCTTCACGCGCTGCTCTATTGTGAGCGGCTATTCTATCTCGAAGAAGTTGAAGAGATCCGCGTCGCCGACGCCAATGTGTACGCCGGTCGTCGACTGCACCTCGAACGGGTTCCGCTCAACGACGAAACACCCGAGCTGCGTTCCTATGAGGTCAGTAGCAACGCTTGGGGGCTAGTCGGCAAAGT is a genomic window of Planctomycetia bacterium containing:
- the cas5 gene encoding type I-MYXAN CRISPR-associated protein Cas5/Cmx5/DevS, translating into MLGVYVTVPVACFRKGLAREYLETDPLPPPATCYGFLLSLVGETDRRRHMGVRIAPVLLNEPEMSVVLRTIWRVKKTPLGSAGNSRPDYQQLLTGVQLVIWLDSREETGAGLESRVGTALTDPDSISRFGGLSLGESTHLVDEVSRLEAVKSRLDDHSGRAFLLAERGRLTLPVWVDHVGSTETRYVTGNLVDAPILESPALDLMPRILANS